In Pantoea cypripedii, the DNA window TGCTTGATCAGCGCCTGCGCCTGCTCCAGCGAGACACCGTCATTCAGGTTAAAAGCGATGGTGCTGGTCGCGGATTGCCCCTGATGCGCCACCGACAACGGCGCATTGCCGCCGACAAAAGTGGCAAAGGCCGAAAGCGGCACGCGGTCGCCACTGTCATTCACCACAAACAATTCTTTCAGGATATTCGGGTCGCGGGTGTAGCTGTCCTGCAACGACATCACCACATGGTACTGATTGAGCGTGTGGTACAGCGTGGCGATCTGCCGCTGGCTGAAAGAGTTGTTCAGCATGGTGTCGATCATCTGCACGTTAACCCCGAGCATCTTCGCCCGGTCACGATCGATATTGATCACCACTTCCTGGCCACCGGTTTGCGAGTCGGAATCCACGCTGTTCAGCTGCGGGATCGCCGCCAGCGCCGCCTGGACTTTCGGCGTCCAGGTACGCAACACATCCAGATCGTCGGCCTGCAAACTGTATTGATAAGTGGCGTTAGCGCTGCGGCCACCAATATGCAGATCCTGCGCCGCCATCAGGAACATCTGTCCCCCGGCAATATGGCTGGTCTTCATACTCAGGCGGTTAGCCACTTCGGTGGCGGTCGCAGATCGCTTATCAAAATCCTTCAGTCGCACAAAGAAGTTGGCGCTATTACGTGAACCAAACATGCCGCTGCCCATTGACGACATCACGCTTTCTACTGCCGGGTCAGACTCGATGATTTTGGTGAACTGCAACATCTTCGGCTTCATCGCCTGGAACGAGATGTTCTGATCGGCACGCAGCGCGCCCATCAGCAGACCGGTGTCCTGATTGGGGAAGAAGCCTTTCTGCACCACCGAATACAAAAACAGGTTCAGCACCACGGTGAGCAGCAGGCTGAACATGGTGATTTTCTGGTGCGCCAGCACCCAGGCCAGGCCGCGCGAGTAGGCAGCCAGCAACGCATTTAACTGGTTTTCAATAAACTGATACAGCGGATGCGGACGTTTGCTGACTTTCGGCTTCGGTTTTAGCAGGCGCGCGCACAGCATCGGCGTCAGGCTGAGCGAGACAAACATCGAGATCAGCAGCGAGATGGAGAGCGTCACGGCAAACTCGCGGAACAAACGCCCGACGATACTGCCCATCAGCAGGATCGGGATAAAGACCGCAATCAACGACATGGTCATCGACAGCACGGTAAAACTCACTTCCTGCGCCCCACGCAGCGCAGCGCGCAGCGGACTTAACCCTTCTTCGATATGGCGGGTGATGTTTTCCAGCACCACAATCGCATCATCGACCACAAAGCCAGTGGAGATGATCAACGCCATCAGCGACAGGTTATCGAGGCTATAACCCAGCAGATACATCACCGCACAGGTACCAATCAGCGACACCGGCAGCGCCAGCGCCGGGATCACCACCGCCTGCACATTGCGCAGGAAGACAAACACCACCGCAATCACCAGCATCACGGCAATCAGCAGCGTTTCTTCGGTGTCATACAACGACTGACGCACCGTGGGGGAACGGTCCACCACCAGTTTCAGTTGGGTATCGGCGGGCAGATCTTTTTCCAGGTTCGGCAGCTGTGCTTTGATGGCATCAATGGTATCCAGCATGTTAGCCCCGGCCTGACGGGTGATACCGATCATCACCGACGGCGTCGCATTGAGGAAACCGGCCTGGTATTTATCTTCGACGGAGTCATAAACGGTGGCGACATCGTGCAAACGCACCGCTTTACCGTTGTTATAGCTGACGATCAGATTGCGGTACTGTGCCGCTTTATCCAGCTGCCCGTTGCTGTCCACCAGCCACGACTGGTTGCTACCCTGCAGGATGCCTTTCGGCAGGTTGGTGGTGCTGTCAGCGATGGCGCTGCGCACCGTATCCAGCGCAATCCCGTACTGCGTCAGTTTTTGCGGTTGCAGATCGATACGCACCGCAGGCAGTGCGCTGCCCATCAGCGACACTTCGCCGACGCCCTGCACCTGGCTCATCGCCTGTTCAATCTTACTTTCCGCCAGATCGTAGAGCTCACCCGGCGTTCGGGTGGCGGAGACCAGCGCCAGCATCACAATCGGCGCATCGGATGGGTTGGCTTTACGGTACGTCGGCAGCGATTCCATCGAACTTGGCAGCAGACTGCGTGCCGCGTTAATCGCCGCCTGCACATCACGCGCCGCGCCGTTGATATCGCGATCCAGTTCAAACTGCAAAATGATGGTGCTGGAACCCTGCGAGCTGCTCGACGTCATCTCGGTGATGCCCGCGATCTGCCCCAGCGAACGTTCCAGCGGTGTTGCTACCGTGGCCGCCATGGTTTCCGGGCTGGCCCCGGCAAGGCTGGCACTGACCATAATGGTGGGAAAATCCACCTGCGGCAGCGGAGCCACCGGCAGCAGCCGGTAGCCCAACAGGCCAAGTAGCATGATCGACAGCGTCAGCAGCAGAGTCGTAACCGGGCGGAAGATAAACAGCCGCGTCAGATTCATTGCTCGCCTCGCGCCTGCTGCTGTTTACGCTGCACAAAACGCTTGCCACGCTGCGCCCAGCCATCAAACCACAGATAGATTACCGGGGTGGAGAACAGCGTCAGCACCTGGCTGACGATCAAGCCGCCGACGATCACCAGACCAAGCGGCTGGCGCAACTCTGCGCCGGAGCCAGAGGCCAGCATCAGCGGCAATGCGCCCAGCAACGCCGCCATGGTGGTCATCATAATCGGGCGGAAACGCAGCAGACACGCCTGATGAATCGCATCGCGTGGGCTCATCCCCTGCTTGTTTTCCGCTTCCAGCGCGAAGTCGATCATCATAATGGCGTTCTTCTTCACGATGCCGATCAGCAGGATCACCCCGATCAGCGCAATCAGGCTGAACTCGCTCCCGGCCAGCAGCAGCGTCAGCAGCGCCCCCACCGCCGCCGACGGCAGCGTGGAGAGAATAGTGACCGGATGAATAAAGCTTTCATACAGAATGCCCAGCACCACATACATGGTGATCAGCGCCGCCAGAATCAGCCAGAGCGTGTTGCCCGTGGCGCTCTGGAACGCCGAGGTTTCCCCCTGATAACGCAGGGTGATACTCGACGGCAGATTCAGCTGTTGCGTAACCTCGGTAATCGCCTGCTGCGCATCTTCCAGTGAATAACCGCTGCTGAGGTTAAACGACACCATCACCGCCGGGAACTGGTTGAGGCGCATATGCATCAGCGAACCGGTGCGCTCATGAATGGTGGCGATCGAGGTCAGTTTCACCATGCCAGTGGTGCTGCTGCTGGTGCTGGATGAGGTCGAACTGCTGGAGCTGTCCGATGAACTGGAGCTGGAGCTACTGGACGAGCTACTGCTACTGGACGAGCTGCTGGTGGTGGTGGAGCTGCTGCTGGTCGACGGTTGCAGATAGACATCATCGAACGAGGCTGGCGACTGCTGATACGTCGGTGCCACTTCCAGCACCACGCGATACTGGTTCGCCTGGGTAAAGATGGTAGACACCAGGCGCTGACCAAAGCTGTTGTACAACGCGGTATCAACATCCGAGGCGGTAATGCCGTAACGTGCCGCTTTATCACGATTCAGTTCCACATAAGCCACGCGGCCCTGATCCTGTAAGTTGCTCACCACGCCATTAAATTCCGGGCGTTTCTGCAAGGCGGCAATCAGCTGCGGCGTCCATTTCACCAGGTTTTCGCTGTCGGCATCGTCGAGGGTGAACTGATACTGGTTCGGCGTGACCTGGTCGTTGACCGTCAAATCCTGCGCCGGTTGCAGGTAAAGCTGGATACCCGTCACCTGGGTCGCCGCCTGTTGCAGCTGTTTAATCACCACATCGGCTTTGTCATCACGCTCACCAAACGGCTTGAGGTTGATTTGCATGCTGCCGCTGTTGAGGCTGGTATTGGTGCCGTCGATACCGATGGTGGAGGACAGACTCTCCACCGAGGGGTTTTGCAGGATCACCTTCGCCAGCGCCTGCTGCCGTTGCGACATCTCACTAAAGGAGACATCCTGCGAGGCAATGGTCACGCCCTGAATCAGGCCGGTATCCTGGGTTGGGAAGAAACCTTTCGGAATCACCAGATACAGCACCGCCGTCAGCGCAAACGTCGCCAGCGCCACCAGCAACGTCAGCTTCTGGTGATTAAGCACGATGGTCAGCAGACGGTCATAGCCGCGAATCATCTTGTCAATAAATTCGCCGCCCTTGCGGGAGAAGCGTGACTGCTTTTCCGGCGGGATATGCTGCAACAGGTAGGCGCAGAGCATCGGGGTCAGCGTCAGCGACACCAGCATCGAGACGAGGATCGACACCGCCAGGGTAATGGCAAATTCGCGGAACAAACGTCCGACCACATCGCCCATAAACAGCAGCGGGATCAGCACCGCAATCAGCGAAAAAGTCAGCGAGATAATGGTGAAACCAATTTGCTGCGAACCTTTCAGCGCCGCCTGCATTGGCGTTTCGCCCTCTTCCAGCCGTCGCGAGATATTCTCCACCACCACAATCGCATCGTCGATCACGAAGCCCGTGGCGATGGTCAGCGCCATCAGCGACAGGTTGTTCAGGCTGAAGTCCGCCAGATACATCACGCCGAAGGTCCCAATCAGTGACAGCGGCACCGCCACGCTGGGGATCAGCGTTGCCGCGATGTTGCGCAGGAACAGGAAGGTGACCATCACCACCAGCGCCACGGACAACATCAGCTCGAACTGCACGTCACTGATGGAAGCGCGAATGGTTTGCGTGCGGTCGGAGAGGATGCTCATTTTGACGCCGTCCGGCAAGGCCGCCTGCAACGTAGGCAATTTGGCCTTGATGGCATCCACCACCTGAATCACGTTTGCCCCTGGCTGGCGCTGCACGCTGATCACAATCGCCGGATTGTTATTGGCCCAGGCCGACTGGAAGGTGTTTTCCGGTCCCTGCTCAATATGGGCAATATCTTTCAGGCGCAGTGCAGCGCCGTTCTGATAAGTAATGATCAGGTTGCCGTACTCTTCAGCGGTACGCAGCTGGTCGTTAGCGTCGATAGTGACCGAATGGTATTTGCCGTCAAAGCCGCCTTTCGAGCCGTTAACGTTGCTGTTGCCGATCAGGGTATTGACGTCTTCCAGCGTCAGGTTATGCGCCGCCA includes these proteins:
- a CDS encoding efflux RND transporter permease subunit; amino-acid sequence: MNPSRLFIQRPVATILLMVGVLIAGIFAYKFLSTSALPQVDYPTIQVTTLYPGASPDVMASSITSPLERQLGQMAGLSQMTSTSSGGSSIITLKFSLDLSLDVAEQEVQAAINAANNLLPSDLPNPPTYKKVNPADTAVITLAASSETLPLTQVQDLVNTRVALKLSQISGVGMVTLAGGHQPAIRVQMDPKALAAHNLTLEDVNTLIGNSNVNGSKGGFDGKYHSVTIDANDQLRTAEEYGNLIITYQNGAALRLKDIAHIEQGPENTFQSAWANNNPAIVISVQRQPGANVIQVVDAIKAKLPTLQAALPDGVKMSILSDRTQTIRASISDVQFELMLSVALVVMVTFLFLRNIAATLIPSVAVPLSLIGTFGVMYLADFSLNNLSLMALTIATGFVIDDAIVVVENISRRLEEGETPMQAALKGSQQIGFTIISLTFSLIAVLIPLLFMGDVVGRLFREFAITLAVSILVSMLVSLTLTPMLCAYLLQHIPPEKQSRFSRKGGEFIDKMIRGYDRLLTIVLNHQKLTLLVALATFALTAVLYLVIPKGFFPTQDTGLIQGVTIASQDVSFSEMSQRQQALAKVILQNPSVESLSSTIGIDGTNTSLNSGSMQINLKPFGERDDKADVVIKQLQQAATQVTGIQLYLQPAQDLTVNDQVTPNQYQFTLDDADSENLVKWTPQLIAALQKRPEFNGVVSNLQDQGRVAYVELNRDKAARYGITASDVDTALYNSFGQRLVSTIFTQANQYRVVLEVAPTYQQSPASFDDVYLQPSTSSSSTTTSSSSSSSSSSSSSSSSSSDSSSSSTSSSTSSSTTGMVKLTSIATIHERTGSLMHMRLNQFPAVMVSFNLSSGYSLEDAQQAITEVTQQLNLPSSITLRYQGETSAFQSATGNTLWLILAALITMYVVLGILYESFIHPVTILSTLPSAAVGALLTLLLAGSEFSLIALIGVILLIGIVKKNAIMMIDFALEAENKQGMSPRDAIHQACLLRFRPIMMTTMAALLGALPLMLASGSGAELRQPLGLVIVGGLIVSQVLTLFSTPVIYLWFDGWAQRGKRFVQRKQQQARGEQ
- a CDS encoding efflux RND transporter permease subunit; its protein translation is MNLTRLFIFRPVTTLLLTLSIMLLGLLGYRLLPVAPLPQVDFPTIMVSASLAGASPETMAATVATPLERSLGQIAGITEMTSSSSQGSSTIILQFELDRDINGAARDVQAAINAARSLLPSSMESLPTYRKANPSDAPIVMLALVSATRTPGELYDLAESKIEQAMSQVQGVGEVSLMGSALPAVRIDLQPQKLTQYGIALDTVRSAIADSTTNLPKGILQGSNQSWLVDSNGQLDKAAQYRNLIVSYNNGKAVRLHDVATVYDSVEDKYQAGFLNATPSVMIGITRQAGANMLDTIDAIKAQLPNLEKDLPADTQLKLVVDRSPTVRQSLYDTEETLLIAVMLVIAVVFVFLRNVQAVVIPALALPVSLIGTCAVMYLLGYSLDNLSLMALIISTGFVVDDAIVVLENITRHIEEGLSPLRAALRGAQEVSFTVLSMTMSLIAVFIPILLMGSIVGRLFREFAVTLSISLLISMFVSLSLTPMLCARLLKPKPKVSKRPHPLYQFIENQLNALLAAYSRGLAWVLAHQKITMFSLLLTVVLNLFLYSVVQKGFFPNQDTGLLMGALRADQNISFQAMKPKMLQFTKIIESDPAVESVMSSMGSGMFGSRNSANFFVRLKDFDKRSATATEVANRLSMKTSHIAGGQMFLMAAQDLHIGGRSANATYQYSLQADDLDVLRTWTPKVQAALAAIPQLNSVDSDSQTGGQEVVINIDRDRAKMLGVNVQMIDTMLNNSFSQRQIATLYHTLNQYHVVMSLQDSYTRDPNILKELFVVNDSGDRVPLSAFATFVGGNAPLSVAHQGQSATSTIAFNLNDGVSLEQAQALIKQAMAKLGLPSNIQAGFAGTAAAFAQLTATMPWLILAALAAVYIVLGVLYESYIHPITILSTLPSAGVGALLLLLLTNTQLTVIALIGIILLIGIVKKNAIMMIDFAIDAERRQGMTPRQAITQACLMRFRPIMMTTLAAFFGALPLALGSGGDADLRSPLGLAIAGGLALSQLLTLFTTPVVYLWLDSLSRATKRQWRRLRHAES